The Desulfitobacterium chlororespirans DSM 11544 sequence CCCGTAATTCGGGCTGCCGTGGACCGTGAGAAAACGTTTGAGATAAGCATTGTAGGTGCGGAAAGCCGGAGCGAGAATCGCCAGCGATTCCGGCCCGTATTGCTCTTTTTGTTCTTTTAATTTAGCGGCGATGAGCTCGATGGCCTCGTCCCAGGTAATCCGTTCAAATTTTCCTTCGCCTTTGGCGCCCACCCGGCGCAGAGGATATTGCAAACGGTCGGGGGAATACAGCCATTGCGCCGAAGCCTGCCCTTTGGAGCAGAGTGCGCCTTTATTATTGGGGAATTCCCGCATCCCCGCCACTCTTTCCAGCCGGCCGTTTTTGGTAAAAGCGTAGATGCCGCAGCAGTTCGGCGTCGGTCCGCACATCGCGCAAAAGGCGGAGATCACTTCTTCCCCATTTTGGGCGGCCAGGGCCTTGGCCTGTTCCAGGTTCAACCCTCTTTCATTTTCCAAAATATTTCGTTCTGCCATTTTCTCTTCCTCTGTTCCTTTGGAGTTTTTTCTATTTTTGCCGGTTAAACAAATCAGGCTTGTTCAAGTATTTTGAGGCAAATATTCTTTTAATTTTACCTGATATACGTTACGACCTCCGTTTTGCGTTCGACCGGCTCCTGCGCCGGATTGGCATCATAACCGACGATCAGAACGGCTATGGTCCGGTATCCTTGAGGGATACCGATTTGCTCTTTGATCGGCGCGCCGGTTGTGTGCTCGATGAATCTGGTCGGCGAAACCAGATAACGGGAACCGAGCCCGAGCGCGGTAGCCGCGATCGCCATGTTTTCCAGGGCGATGGCGCTGTCCTGGTCCGCGAACGGATAATCAGCCGGCGTGGAAACAATGATCGCGGTCGGCGCCTGAAACAGAGGATAGTTATGCGACGGCGCCGTCTGCAGCGTTAAGGAGCCGTCGTTTATTTGCTGAAGAATCTCTTTGTTCTGAACGACGGCAAAATGACGGTTCTGAGAATTTCTGGCGGTCGGCCCGGCAATGCCGGCGCTGAGAATCAGCTCCAGATCTTCGTCCTTGATCTGTTCCGGTTTGTAGCTTTTGGTTCCTTTTCGTTTGAGAATGGTCTCGATCACTGGATTCATGGTTTCTTCCTCCTTATTGTTAAGTAAAAGGCCATACTTTCACTATTTTGAAGCATGGCTTTCAGGTTTCTGGTCGGACAAACAATCGTCTTCCTATAGACTTACGAATACCATAAGCTTCCCCTTCTTCATACGTTTGTCAATAGTTCTTTGCAGTTTTTTTACATTTCTTAAATATTGCTCGCTGTCTCAACTCCCACTTCGCCCGTCTCCATCGCCAGCAGGTAATCTCCCCATTTGGCCGCCCATTCTCTGAGGTCCTTGACTTCCAGCGGAGCGGGAACCTTGGATTCCGTATGGTTAGCTATTTTGTTGGCCAGACTGCGGTAAACCTCGGCTTGTTTGCTGTCCGGCGCCGCCTCGATCGTCGTTTTACCCTGCAGTTCGCTCTGGGTTACCGTAACGGAGCGCGGCACATATTCCACAACCTGGGTTTTGGTGATGCTGACAAAATCGTCGATGATCTCTCTGGCGTAAGGGGCGTTGATGGAGTTGGCGATGACTCCGCCCAGCAAAGCGCCACCGGCATTGGAATACTTCTGAATGCCTTTGAACAGGTTATTAGCGGCGTAAACCGCCATAAAGTCGGCGGAGGAAACGGTGAAGACATGCTCGGCAATGCCTTCCCGGACCGGAACGGCAAAGCCGCCGCAGACGACGTCACCGAGAACGTCGTAGATGACAAAGTCCAGATCAAGCTCCTCGAAAGCCTTTTGCTGCTTGAACAGCTGCACTGCCGTAATGATTCCGCGTCCGGCACAGCCGACGCCCGGAGCCGGCCCGCCGGCTTCCACGCAATAAATCCCATTAAAACCTTCAAAAATTACTTCGCTGGCCTTCACCGCATTTTTTTCCCGCAACGTATCCAGAACTGTCGGGATATATTTTCCGCTTCGCAAGGTATTGGTCGAATCACTCTTCGGGTCGCAGCCGAACTGCATCACTTTATAACCCGCCGTCGACAAAGCCGCGCTGATATTGGAAGTCGTGGTGGATTTTCCGATGCCGCCTTTGCCGTAAATGGCAATTTGTTTAATTTTTTTAGCCATTGTGAACTTCCTCTCTTTAATGTTTATTTATTATTATTTTAAATGCCTTAACCATGGGAAAACGTTTCCAGCGGCTGGTCGTACAAAAGCTCCGCCAGCTCGATTCCTTTGCCCGGGATGCCGCAGGCATCGGCCCGGCACTGCTTGCAATGCCGAAACACGGTGAGGTACTCTTCCGCCGCTGCTCTGGCCAGGTTCAATTCCCGGCAGTCCGGCGGACACTTGTCAGCCAGCTCATGCTGGGGGATCAGCGGGATGATATTAATCATATCGGCTCCGGCTTCTTTAGTCGTTTTGGCGATTTCGCCCGTATGGTGATCGTTGATGCCCGGGATCAGGACGGTATTGATTTTTACAACGACGCCAAGTTCACTGATCTTCCTGATTCCGGCCAGCTGATTTTCGATCAGCCTGGCGGCGGCGGCAAGACCGGTCAGGTGATCTCCTTCATAGTAGATATGCGAGCATATCTGCGCCTGAATCTCCGCATCGACCGCATTGACGGTCACGGTCAGGGTCTTCACTCCGGCCTGCGCGATTTCCTCAGCCTTTTCTGCCAGAAGCAAGCCGTTTGTGCTCAGACATTTAATCAGGTCCGGATATTTGGCGTGAACCTGCCGGAAAGCTTCCAGTGCATGCGGCGTCGCCAAAGTATCGCCAGGACCGGCGATTCCCACGACCGTAATCTCCGGGCAAAGCTCCAAAGCGCGGTCAACAATTTCCAGAGCTTTTTCAGGAGTCAGGAGGGAAGCAGCGACGCCGGGTCTTTTTTCCCACTTGTTAAAGGTTCTTTTACAAAATCTGCATTGAATATTGCAGGCCGGGCTGACCGGTAGATGAACCCTGCCATACTTGGAATGCGCCTCGCCGCCCAGGCAAGGGTGCTTCTTGACCAGATGGTCGAATTGGTCGGCTTTTTTCTGCAAATGAATTGCCATATCCATCTTCTCCTCTCTCATTGAATCCGGTATAGAAAAAGGCTAAGTTTTCATCTCTTCCGGGCATCTCCCGTCAGAGACTAAACTTAGCCTCCAGTTCTTGTGGTCAACTAAGAAACAATTGCCATAGGATTTTAATATATCAACTAATCCTATAGGATTTCTTTACACTTCATAACATCCCCATCTATCTGTCAAGATTACTATTTGCTCGTTTCCTCGGGAAACCCGAGCCACATTTGATACTTTCCAGCAGAATCATGAGGTGATTTGCGTTCCGGCATCTTCCGCCCTCCTCCCTCGCAACGAGCACGTAATCGTATGTATGGTCTTTCCAGTTTTTTGACCAGCTCTTTAATATCCACTATACTTATAGGCTTACTATACTTTATAATGGGTTTTCTGTCAATATATTAGTTAATGCAGCAGAGACCTGCACCTAAAAAAAGCAGGGCCACCCGTTTGGCGGATGGCCCTGCTTTGTGCGGTAGGAATAAAACACATTTATCTTTGGTCACTGATACTGGCATCGCTGTTGTTCACAGCCAGGTCAGCTAATGGATCATAAGGAGGACCGGCGATCGTACCA is a genomic window containing:
- a CDS encoding nitroreductase family protein, which codes for MNPVIETILKRKGTKSYKPEQIKDEDLELILSAGIAGPTARNSQNRHFAVVQNKEILQQINDGSLTLQTAPSHNYPLFQAPTAIIVSTPADYPFADQDSAIALENMAIAATALGLGSRYLVSPTRFIEHTTGAPIKEQIGIPQGYRTIAVLIVGYDANPAQEPVERKTEVVTYIR
- the nifH gene encoding nitrogenase iron protein encodes the protein MAKKIKQIAIYGKGGIGKSTTTSNISAALSTAGYKVMQFGCDPKSDSTNTLRSGKYIPTVLDTLREKNAVKASEVIFEGFNGIYCVEAGGPAPGVGCAGRGIITAVQLFKQQKAFEELDLDFVIYDVLGDVVCGGFAVPVREGIAEHVFTVSSADFMAVYAANNLFKGIQKYSNAGGALLGGVIANSINAPYAREIIDDFVSITKTQVVEYVPRSVTVTQSELQGKTTIEAAPDSKQAEVYRSLANKIANHTESKVPAPLEVKDLREWAAKWGDYLLAMETGEVGVETASNI
- a CDS encoding radical SAM protein, encoding MAIHLQKKADQFDHLVKKHPCLGGEAHSKYGRVHLPVSPACNIQCRFCKRTFNKWEKRPGVAASLLTPEKALEIVDRALELCPEITVVGIAGPGDTLATPHALEAFRQVHAKYPDLIKCLSTNGLLLAEKAEEIAQAGVKTLTVTVNAVDAEIQAQICSHIYYEGDHLTGLAAAARLIENQLAGIRKISELGVVVKINTVLIPGINDHHTGEIAKTTKEAGADMINIIPLIPQHELADKCPPDCRELNLARAAAEEYLTVFRHCKQCRADACGIPGKGIELAELLYDQPLETFSHG